In the genome of Nitrospirota bacterium, the window GACAAGGGGCAGATTACAACTATGAGAAATGAGGCCAACTGTGCGCATTACCGATATTCCTGAAATCAGCAAATTGAGTACGCCGGAAAAGATCCTGCTGGTTGAGGATCTGTGGGACGCAATCGCTTTAGATGAATCGGGTGTGCCTGTCCCTCAGAGCCATAGGGAAGAGTTGGACAGGAGGCTTAAAAAATATGGTCCTTCCGGAATTGTCGTGGGTCGGTAAGTCTTGTATGATAGGTCCCCAAGGAGGGGATACCGATGCGAGATACCGACCTGTACAGACAAGTTCTCGGGTTGCAGGAGCCGTGGTTTGTGGAA includes:
- a CDS encoding addiction module protein, producing MRITDIPEISKLSTPEKILLVEDLWDAIALDESGVPVPQSHREELDRRLKKYGPSGIVVGR